From Streptomyces sp. NBC_00683, one genomic window encodes:
- a CDS encoding carbohydrate ABC transporter permease, protein MSLRTGRAARAGQYAALLCYLVFLAFPFLWLISTAFKPARELGSLHPTWIPEAPTLDNFRQAFDEQPLLGAAANSLVTALSAAVIAVVIATPMAYVMARHRGRLSTAATGWVVVSQAFPFVLVIIPLFLVLKNLHLINSLWGLVMVYVVWSLPFALWMLAGYVRAVPPELEEAAAVDGAGKVRTLVSVTAPLLAPGIVATALFAFITAWNEFFFALVLLKTPEKQTLPVVLTHFLGAEGAADLGPLAAAAFLATLPSLVLFAVIQKRITGGLTAGAVKN, encoded by the coding sequence ATGAGTCTGCGAACCGGCCGAGCCGCACGGGCGGGGCAGTACGCCGCGCTCCTGTGCTACCTCGTGTTCCTGGCGTTCCCGTTCCTGTGGCTGATCTCGACCGCGTTCAAGCCGGCCCGCGAGCTGGGGTCGCTGCATCCCACGTGGATCCCCGAGGCTCCGACGCTGGACAACTTCCGGCAGGCCTTCGACGAGCAGCCGCTTCTCGGGGCCGCCGCCAACTCGCTCGTCACCGCGCTCTCGGCGGCAGTCATCGCGGTGGTCATCGCCACACCCATGGCGTACGTGATGGCCCGCCACCGGGGCAGGCTCTCCACCGCAGCCACCGGTTGGGTCGTGGTCAGCCAGGCGTTCCCGTTCGTCCTGGTGATCATTCCGCTCTTCCTCGTGCTCAAGAACCTGCATCTGATCAACTCGCTGTGGGGGCTGGTCATGGTCTACGTGGTGTGGTCGCTGCCCTTCGCGCTGTGGATGCTGGCCGGCTACGTGCGGGCCGTGCCGCCCGAACTGGAGGAGGCCGCCGCCGTCGACGGGGCGGGCAAGGTGCGGACACTCGTCTCGGTCACCGCCCCGCTGCTGGCACCCGGGATCGTCGCCACCGCACTCTTCGCGTTCATCACCGCATGGAACGAGTTCTTCTTCGCCCTCGTCCTGCTCAAGACACCGGAGAAGCAGACCTTGCCGGTCGTACTCACCCACTTCCTCGGCGCGGAGGGCGCGGCCGACCTCGGGCCGCTCGCCGCCGCCGCGTTCCTCGCCACCCTCCCCTCCCTCGTCCTCTTCGCGGTCATCCAGAAGCGGATCACGGGCGGACTGACGGCCGGGGCGGTGAAGAACTGA
- a CDS encoding carbohydrate ABC transporter permease: protein MTLATAMARSGRGGPRNGQGKRGRRDGASWFLVLPALIPILILSVGPLLYGIALAFTDAQSGRTRSTQWIGGLNFQDLLHDTLFWDSFRIGLLWAVGVTVPQFVLALGLALLLSANLRMRWLARALAIIPWAMPEVVVGMMWRLVYNPDAGILNETIRDLGLGDGRDWLTGLATALPAVIVVGIWAGMPQTTVALLAGLQNTPHELHEAAALDGAGAWRRFRTVTWPALKPVALAITALNFIWNFNSFALVYVLTSGGPGGRTRLPMLFAYEEAFRYGQFGYAAAMGCVMVAVISVILAFYLVGRLRGGDDA from the coding sequence ATGACATTGGCGACCGCAATGGCGCGGTCCGGGCGCGGAGGTCCACGGAACGGACAGGGTAAAAGGGGCAGACGGGACGGGGCTTCCTGGTTCCTGGTGCTGCCGGCGCTGATACCGATCCTGATCCTCAGTGTCGGACCCCTCCTGTACGGCATCGCGCTGGCCTTCACCGACGCCCAGTCCGGCCGCACCCGCTCCACGCAGTGGATCGGCGGGCTGAACTTCCAGGACCTGCTGCACGACACCCTCTTCTGGGACTCCTTCCGGATCGGTCTGCTGTGGGCCGTCGGCGTCACGGTCCCGCAGTTCGTCCTCGCACTCGGCCTCGCCCTGCTGCTCAGCGCGAACCTGCGGATGCGCTGGCTGGCCAGAGCGCTGGCGATCATCCCCTGGGCCATGCCCGAAGTGGTCGTGGGCATGATGTGGCGCCTCGTCTACAACCCCGACGCGGGCATCCTGAACGAGACCATCCGCGACCTCGGCCTCGGCGACGGCAGGGACTGGCTCACCGGACTCGCGACCGCCCTGCCCGCGGTGATCGTCGTGGGCATCTGGGCCGGCATGCCGCAGACCACGGTCGCGCTGCTGGCCGGACTGCAGAACACCCCGCACGAACTCCACGAGGCCGCGGCGCTCGACGGTGCGGGAGCCTGGCGCCGGTTCCGTACCGTCACCTGGCCCGCGCTCAAGCCGGTGGCGCTCGCGATCACCGCGCTCAACTTCATCTGGAACTTCAACTCCTTCGCGCTGGTCTACGTGCTGACCAGCGGAGGTCCGGGAGGGCGAACCCGGCTTCCCATGCTCTTCGCCTACGAAGAGGCGTTCCGTTACGGGCAGTTCGGCTATGCCGCGGCGATGGGCTGCGTGATGGTCGCGGTGATCTCCGTGATCCTCGCGTTCTATCTCGTCGGCCGGCTCAGGGGAGGGGACGACGCATGA
- a CDS encoding aminoglycoside phosphotransferase family protein — protein MDELRAREVLTAAGLPGGAELLALGENAVFSVGDLVAKVGRDATLHPELRERAERETAVARWLAASGVPAVRAAEPGVRMAMGHPVTLWHRLPEAVRPTEPQDLAPLLTQVHALSAPDGFTLPRRELLGGVERWLRLAGDAIDPADADYLRGRRDGFAKAAAALAPHLTPGPVHGDALPRNVHVGPDGPVLVDLETFSADLREHDLVVLALSRDRYGLPAASYDAFTEAYGWDVRTWEGCAVLRGARETASCAWVSQHAPDNPKALAEFRRRVASLREDDPEVRWYPF, from the coding sequence ATGGACGAATTGCGTGCGCGCGAGGTACTGACCGCCGCCGGGCTGCCCGGCGGCGCGGAGCTGCTCGCGCTGGGCGAGAACGCGGTGTTCTCCGTGGGCGACCTGGTGGCCAAGGTCGGCCGGGATGCCACGTTGCACCCGGAACTACGGGAACGCGCCGAGCGCGAGACGGCCGTCGCCCGGTGGCTCGCCGCCTCGGGGGTACCTGCCGTCCGGGCCGCGGAGCCCGGCGTACGCATGGCCATGGGCCACCCGGTCACGCTGTGGCACCGGCTCCCCGAGGCCGTACGCCCGACCGAGCCGCAGGATCTGGCCCCCCTGCTCACCCAGGTGCACGCCCTGTCCGCCCCGGACGGCTTCACGCTGCCGCGGAGGGAGCTGCTCGGCGGCGTCGAGCGCTGGCTGCGGCTCGCGGGTGATGCGATCGATCCGGCCGACGCCGACTATCTGCGCGGCCGGCGCGACGGCTTCGCGAAGGCCGCCGCCGCGCTTGCCCCGCACCTGACGCCGGGCCCCGTCCACGGCGACGCGCTCCCCCGCAATGTCCATGTCGGCCCGGACGGGCCGGTGCTGGTCGATCTGGAGACCTTCTCCGCCGACCTGCGTGAGCACGACCTGGTGGTCCTCGCACTCTCCCGCGACCGGTACGGCCTGCCCGCGGCGTCGTACGACGCTTTCACCGAGGCCTACGGCTGGGACGTCCGCACCTGGGAAGGCTGCGCGGTCCTGCGCGGCGCCCGCGAAACGGCCAGCTGCGCCTGGGTCTCCCAGCACGCCCCGGACAACCCGAAGGCGCTGGCGGAGTTCCGGCGCAGGGTGGCCTCTTTGCGCGAGGACGATCCCGAGGTCCGTTGGTACCCCTTCTGA